ACATCATCGACAACTTTGAGATATAAAAAACGTATGGTAGTCTAGGTGGCAAGGTCGTTACACCCTAATTGTCATAAAGTGTAGTACTGCTTTAACATTCCCTTTGTTGAGATAATAAGAGGTTGTTAGCCTTAGTGATCCCATCTTGGGGAATAAGTACGTACTCGCGAAAAAACGGGTGGCCTAATAGAGGGTTCGCTATTTAGCGAATGGTTGGTCATTCGTCGGGTGGTATAATTCTGAGGGCCATCCATGAGTGCTTCCTAGTTGCTTCTTGTGATGCCATATGTCCAGGTAGGAGGTAAGGGTATAACAATGTACCACTTGGGACTAAAAAACTGTTTAGATAcccaaaataggaaaaagaagacttagtttaggtaccaatttgtAGGTTAAACATTTTTCTTAAATAGACTTAATGGTTTGACTAACGAATGTATCAACTtgagaaaaaaaagtaatttaggtaccacttgtgacaaaaaaatttaggtatcaaaatgaaaaaaaatagatacaaatttgtgaattaagtcaaaattatatttaatgcagctacaaatatttaatggtgtatttagataaaaaatcatctttatcaagaaatttaatattttaaaaaaaatttcaaaaataaatatgtgtAACTCATATTCTATATTCAAATTCTtcataaacataattttattatataataaagtcTAGAAATACACATGATATTTGTAttgcatatttttaatataattacttttcctttataattatttttgagtgatgaattttcaatgaactaatttttctaaaaaatatttattaatcacaaaaaataatattctaaaagactaacaatttaaaaattttagaaagaataccgcttttcttttctttttttttataaattccaatgagaaaaagtaatttaaattcaaataagttggggaaaaaaaaaactgaagtAGAAACAGAGGCCGGCCTGGCAAATCTGGGAACTAGCTACTCCGTTCAAATCACCCACTTTATTTTATCACTTTGAAAGTAAATTCAGATCGGCGAGAGGTTAGAAGGTAGCATTTGGGCGTGAAATGTCAATGGGGACCGATACCACTTGGGTTGGGAAGAAGCCTTTGAGGCGCATCGGAGGAATGTCCGATGCTCTCTCCATTGCCGCCGATCTTGGTTTCTCTGTTCCCCCTCCTCCTTCTCAGGTTCCTCCTTTTTTCTGTTTCTTAATTAATTCCATTTGCTTTGCGTCttataatttcttttctttttggtagattttattgatatttaattATTGGATTTTATAAGTTCAACTTTCAAATCACGCAATTTCAAAATCCTCATTCCTCGCTGCAGTTTGTGTAAcgaatttgggtttttgatgctTATGCTGAAATCGTTTGGCATCCCCCCCTTCTCACCCTTTTAATGGTTaattttatgaagaaattaaCCTTCAAAACCATATGATCTCGTTGCTTGAATTGTAAATTTAGGGTTCCTTAGCAATAGCTGAAGTCTGAGATTTTCATTTAACTTTTCAAAGACGTATGGTTTTAGCCAGTCAACTAAAATGGCAGATAAGTTACTCATACATGTCTGATATAATCGAGACTAAGATATATCGTCTCAAAGCCTAATATCTCGAGCATTTTCCTCTTTAATTTCATTGTTGAATAGTTTGTACATTGTCGTCTATGGAACTAAAAGTGTATAATCAGAATTaatgttgtttttcttttataggaAGAAGTGCAAAACTTATCATCTGCTACAGGAGAAAACGGTGATGACTTGATAAAGGTATTAAGAGAGCTAACCACTGTACAGAGAAAGATAGCCGATTTGCAAGTTGAACTACAGGGCCGAAAGGTAAGCTCCCCAGGTTATTTATTCTATCTGCATTGTTTTTTTCACTCCTTGTAAGGTTCATTGCTTGGCACTTTTGAATAGTATTACAGGTTTACAGTTGACCAGAAGAAATTAAACTCTCGAGTATTTATAAGGGTTGGATTTAttactgaaaataaaataaatgagcagTTCAATTACATGTTTGTTCGTTCAAAATAggaatgataaataaatggacAACTCACACTAAAACCTTGGTAGCTTCATATGTTTATGTAGTTTTCACTCCAACTTTTAGTAtacatttgaaaatattttaatgtaaaatttaaaagtattttgtagAAAACAATGAATTTTGCTTTTAACTTAATCTTGCTGATTCAACTACAGTACAGTTCTCTAACTGCATGTTTTCTACTTTAACTGACCCattttatggtatgtataggatgACAAAAATGTTGCACACCTTACACACGTGAGTGAAATGGAAAAGAAGTGTGAAACATTGGCGAGGATTACTACTATATTGAAAGATGTTATTCAGAATAAGGTAATTTCAGGTTTTCTTATTGTGTACTTTAGCATGCTACTGTCCGGATTGTCTCATGATACGTTTTTTTGATGGAATTTTATAGATATAGACTCATATGTGCAACATATGACTTCCATTTTAGTGGTTTTGAATTTCTCTGCCACTACTTTCTGCAACAATTCCTTTTGATCTTTTTACTTGTCAATAGGGTTAGGAAGATAAGAGATTTTATTTCTGCTCTTAGTAAGTTTTATGTCTGGTTTTAGAACTCCCATGACCCAGACCAAATTCAACTTTCAAAATTCTTATCAAAATGGTGCTGTAAACAATAATGGAACTACAGAAATGTGCATATCATTTATTGGTGATCCTTGACGGCTTTGTTGTTTATATATTATTCGTGGATTTCAGACTGTATTGACCTGTTTGTGTTGATACCCTTGTGAGGACTATGTCATTGGCTTATTTATTTTGTCCCAAGAAAATTGTGTtgaaaacagaaacaaaaaattTGTCCATAGCTTTCCTACAATTAGATATTGTCTTTGCCCTAACACATTGTATTCCTACTTTTCATATCACACAACCAAGATGAGTTCATTTATTATCTGACTATTTTTCTCTTGCTTTATTATTTTGGCAGGATCGAATTATAGCTCGTCTGCAACAACCTTATTCCCTAGATTGCATTCCCGTGGAAGCAGAATATCAGGTTTTCCGTTCTTCTGTGGTTTAGTTTAAATATAAGCACAGAAAAGAATTTGAGATTTTGGTTCTTGTTTTCCTTGGTCTAGTGATGAGTGCTTACAGGTAGAACTTCTGTGTTCAGTTGCTTTTTAGATTCTAAGCTATTGAATTTGGTACTGGTCTGGAAAGTTTATTATAGTGGAACATGGGAACTAGACGTTTAGGTTGCTACTTTCCTCATGCATTTTTGGTAGTTGCTTTAAAGATGAGATTTACTTTTGTTTTCATGAACCAGAATATTCGTATCTGGTGAAGATCACCTGAAAAAACTTTCAACTTCACAATCTGCCAAACATGATCCTGGATCAAGTACTTGTAGGTTATGAACATACTTTAAATATCAGTTTATTTGTTTAACCTTTTTTCCCTATCTTGTCCTCAATTTGTATTTATCTGCTTTGTCACGTTATACTAGTGAAAACAACATATTCCACATTCAGTTCCAAAATTTCAGATTTTATGcaattttacatgaaaatttaatcattaaaaagatTAACATGTTGCCCACTGGGCTTCATGACATTGCAATTGGGTCTGTAAGGTATGAACTCTTGTGCGAATTTTTTGTTAGTTTATGATGAAAGGTCAGAGGAGAATTGGATTATTGATATAGTTATTTTGGATATGCACTGATTCAGTTACTTTGATTCCTCCCATTGCATGCGAACCTTGTAGTATCAGAATGGAAATTGAGAAGTTTAAGGATATTAGTTTGTTGAAAGATACAAGACAGTAGATAttagaaaaaaatcatatattcGAATGCAATTTTCTAAATAATGCCATGTTAAAGTATTGAATGCACGATTATGCACGTTTTAGTAGTATTCTTCCATACAAAAAATAAACTGAAAACAAGAATAACAAATTTAGGCTTTTTGGCTGGTTGTTTTAGTTCAATTTGTGAACCAAAAAGAGAAGGATTTAGTTTCACTACTAAAGGCCATTTTACTTGGATTTATGCAGAAACAATTTTCTGAATTACTGATGAAGGCTGCAAGTGATTATGGTGCATTGACTGCTGCTGTTACTGATTTCCAATGGAGCCAAAACTTTAAGGAGCCTCCTTCAGTTTGGGGGGTAGGATTAAAGAtgcattttgatatatatatatgtacgatCAAGAGCGTGACATTTTGCCTCTCTTATGTGATGTTGTTTTCCTTTTCCTTACACAGGAGATGCTCCGTCCAATTCCAGTTGCATTAGCATCCTGCACCCGATTCTTTGAGGCCATGTCTGCAACAAGAGAGTCATTTGCAACCCTTCAAAATTTGAGAGTGGGGCATTCTGCAACCCCATTACCAACA
The Gossypium hirsutum isolate 1008001.06 chromosome A07, Gossypium_hirsutum_v2.1, whole genome shotgun sequence genome window above contains:
- the LOC107955662 gene encoding AUGMIN subunit 2; this encodes MSMGTDTTWVGKKPLRRIGGMSDALSIAADLGFSVPPPPSQEEVQNLSSATGENGDDLIKVLRELTTVQRKIADLQVELQGRKDDKNVAHLTHVSEMEKKCETLARITTILKDVIQNKDRIIARLQQPYSLDCIPVEAEYQKQFSELLMKAASDYGALTAAVTDFQWSQNFKEPPSVWGEMLRPIPVALASCTRFFEAMSATRESFATLQNLRVGHSATPLPTTPVKDPSHRAIGGDSEHTTLPAWKNETSFDDLAIKSLRSQELERQEADDENSEVGDFDPVDGTSHRRLSWPPSVKKNGL